GGCGCGTCAGTCGATGATGACGCCAGTTGCGCCTCATCCACGGTAATAGGCGCTTCAGCAAATCTGGTAACGTTCCCATCATCGCCATAGGTGAAGGTCAAAATTGCACCGGGGTTGTGTAGCACCGAAGTATTAAGCCCTTGCCCGTATTTCTGTGATGCCGAACCGAATGCGTCAGTAGCAATAAAGACTGTGCGATTATCCGGCCCGACAATAACGTCACGATAACGATTCTGGGTGGATAGCCAAGCTATGGGCGCACTGGCAGCCTCCGTTCCGTCCTCGGACAGAGGTTGAACATAAAGCGCACCATGTTTGAGCGTCGGGATCAGCACGGAATTATCCCATTCTGCTATCCCGTCTTCACTGGCTTCGTAATAATAAACCGAAGATGGCGCGATGGTGGGATCGCAAATATAACCGCATATCTCGCCGATCGGATAGCCATCCTCGACAGTCCAATACGTCGCGACTGGTTCAATTATTTCTCCGTCGAAATCACTTTCTGGAAATTGAGGAACGGTATCAGGGACGGGAATCGCATTGACGTTCACGTCGTCCGGCGCCTCGCTCCAATTGACATAAAGATAGGCGGAATCATCCATCTTGCCGGCAACCCACGGCCAGCCATAGTTGCCGCCCGCCTCGATGATGTTCAATTCATCGTCAGTGGCCGGGCCATGTTCGGTTTCATAAAGCTTGCCGTTCGAACCAAAAGCCAGCCCTTGAGGGTTTCGGTGACCATAGCTGTAAACGTGACTGCGCACACCCACGAGCTCGGGGTTATCGTCAGGGATGGTCCCATCCAGATTAAGGCGAAGTATCTTTCCCGAATAGGTCCGCCAATTGCTATCGTCAACTTCCTCTTGCGTGGGAAGCGTCGATGCCAAGTTCTCGCGGCGTTGATTACGGCCGAAGTTCGCGCCCTGGTCGCCTATCGAGTAATACAACATATTGTCCGGGCCAAAAACGACCCGACCGGCATTATGATCGTTCCACGCGGGCAGCCCCTCGATCAGAATTACTGGGTCCACAAGTTGCTGAAGCTGTTCATCATAGCTGTAGCGCACAATCTGCGCCGTGGGGTCTGGATCATCAGCAGAGCCATTGTTGATCGTATAGCTAAGATAGACATGATCATTGTCCTGTCCCTGCATCAGTTCGGGATGTAGAGCCATACCCAACAGTCCCTCGTGCTGCGGTCCGATATAAACACCGTCAATGGCCAGCAATACTTGCTGCGCGCCGGTCGTAGGGTCAACCCGTGTCACCTCGCCGCTCGTGCGCTCTGTCACCCAGATCATGTCATCCGGTCCCCACCGCATCGCCCACGGATTGCTTAGGCCGGAGGACAGTACCCGCGAGGAGAACAATGCGTTATCGCCTGTCTCAACTTCACTTGGCACCACCTGCGAAACCGCTGGCGCACTGAACAGCATCGACATGGCGGCAACACTGACCCCAACCATTACGGCTGATCTTGCTTTGCTTACATCGTCCACGCTGCGTCCTTTCCGATGCTTTGACGGCCAAAAAGCGCTCAGCAAGTTCATGCGCTCGTCGAACTGTAACGTATCTCGGTGGGCCCGGTTCCAACCCCGCCAAAGGTCGGGTGCCGATCCACCTTGTTCTTGTTTGCCGCGTTTCCGTCCTTAGATTAACCCCATGTGGGATCTGGTTCTCAAGCATGCCGCTGTCGTTCAGGCCCTCGTGGGTCTGCTTACCGCGCTTGTCTGGATAATCTACCTGCACATGTTCGTATCCGGTATGCGGCGTCAGCGAAGGACCGAGATCTTGATTACGCTCGGCGGCGATTGGGGACTGCAAGGCCGGATCATCATCAGCAATCTGGGGTTGGAACCGATTTATGTCCTCGATGTCTTGCTCAAGAACTGCGTAGACGAGCAAGAGACGACGATATCTGTCACGGACCGGGCAGAACTGCATCCGTCGGACCATCCCTCGCTGGAACTTGCGACATTGCAGCGGCCTTTGAAAAGCGGCGAGCATGTAGAAATCGGTTCGCTTGACGAACTGCTGGAGCGCGCCTCTCGGCACGGGGCATTCGATCGCAACGATTCCGAGCTTTCTCATATCGAGATTACCGTGGCTGCCGTAACTGCAGCGGCATCGAGCATTGTCGGGGCACGACGCGTATTTCGGGTGCAGCTTGCTGACGGATTGGCTCAGATGCGGCCGACGTCTCTGTGGGCAGAACAGATCCGCAGCGGACGCGGCAAACGCGACATTGTGAAACAGTTGACCGGTAATCTGTAAAGACGGTCTGCACAGCCCGAGCCATGCGAAGGAATGGCGCAACCGGGCGGCTTTGATGATGGCGTGGATGGGCCCCCGACGGCATCGTAATGTGCCAACGTGATGTTGGTTGAAGGTGACATGCCCCCCGGTCGTCCCTCGTTCATAACGAGAGTCCTTGGGGTTGTGCCCTGCTCCCCGGATTTGGACCGCCGCGCTCTGGAGTTTCGCGGCTGTGCTCACGGGGGCGGGCTGGAGGCGCCACCGGGAATGTGCAGGTCGATCGGCACGTTGTAACCGATCGCGCCGTGAGGTCTGACCTCGTTGTAGTCTCTGCGCCAAGCCTCCATCTTTTCGCGGGCATCTGCAAGATCCATGAACCAGTGGGCGTTCAGGCATTCCGCCCGCAGCTTACTGTTGAACGCTTCGAGAAGCCGTTGTCGGTGGGCTTGCCGGGTCGGGAAAAGTCCAGCGTGACGTCGTTGGCATAGGCCCAGAGATCCAAGTCGCGGGAGATGAACTCGGTGCCGTTGTCGACCCTGATCGTCTGCGGATAGCCAACCTGCCGACAGACCCGCTCCAGGGTCTGAACCACGTCCTCGCCCCGGTAAGCAAACCGTGGATCCGTCGCCGGGCAATAGCGGGAATGGATATCCACGATGGTCAGAATCCGCAGCTTCTTGCCCAAAGCGAGCTGATCATGGACAAAGTCCATCGCCCAGACCTCATTCGGCCCCGTCGCCTCTTGGCGGTCCTCGCGCAGCTTCGCCTTCACGCGGCGCTTCGGATGCTTGCTGCGCAGCTGCAAGCCCAACTCATTGTAAATTCGACGTGTCTTCTTGATGTTCACCTGCCAGCCCTCCCGCCGCAGCAGCACATGGATGCGCCGGTAGCCATAGCACACACGCGTTTCGCAGATCTCGCGGATCCGCAGTTCGAGGCCGGCCTGTCCGGTTCGACGGGACTTGTAATGATAGCTCGAAGTGTCGAACCGAAGTGCCTGGCAGGCACGCCGGATCGAGACACCCCAATCGACCAAAAGCCCGTCGACAAGCTTGCGCATCCGCACAGGCCTCAGAGCTTTCGGCGGATCACGTCCTGCAGCATCTCGCGGTCTAAAGTCAGGTCTGCCACGATCTTCTTCAGTCGTGAATTCTCGTCCTCGAGCGCCTTCAGTCGACGCATCTCGTCGGGCAGCAAACCGCCATAGCGCTTCTTCCAATTGAAATAGGTTGCCTGGCTGATCCCCGCCTTGCGGCAGATCTCCGCAACCGTGCATGGGCGATGGCCTTCACCCGCAGCGGGTTCGCGATGACGACCCGCGCCACGAAAGGTGCCAGAAGTCTGACGGTGGCCGCGGTATTGCCGGTCGCTTCCAGAACGACCTTGTCATCTGAACGCAGGGCCTGCCCGAAGGCCACCACCGCATCATGATCAAGATCGATCCTGATCTCTGTCGTCTTTCCACCCTCAAGAATCGCGACCTGCGCGAAGCTTCGGTGGACATCCATTCCAATGGATCGCATGCAAAATCCTCCCTGTTGCCGATGGGGAGTGCGCGGGCTGTGCGACATCTACGGATACGCGCTCGCAGCGCAGACGGGATAGTCGCAGGGGCGGCCAGGGTTTTGTTGCGCAAAAGGCTGACGGGATTCAACTTGTGAATCCAGCGTGCTAGCAGGGAGCATGAGCAACTGGACCCCGACGAGATACAAGACTACGAACTGGTCGTCCTATTATTCTGCCCTGAAGCGACGTGGCTCGCTGACCATCTGGTTTGATCCGTCGATGATCTGGTCGCCGCCTCCGAGCGGCAAACGAGGCCGCCAGCAAGCTTACAGCGATGCGGCCATCCAGGCTTGCCTGACGCTGAAAGTGCAGTTTGGCATGCCTTTGCGGCAGGTGACGGGCTTTGTCGAAAGTCTGCTCGGTCTGGCGGGGCTGGACTGGGCGGTTCCGGATTACAGCACGCTATGCCGCCGTCAAAAGACCCTGACGGTGGATATTCCCTATCGGGGTGGCAACGGCCCGTTACACCTGCTGATCGACAGCACCGGCATCAAGGCGGAGGGCGAAGGCGAGTGGAATGCCCGCAAGCACGGTGGCACCAAGCGGCGCATCTGGCGCAAGGTTCACATCGCGGTCGATGAGGAAACGCTGGAGGTGCGGGCCGTCGAGGGGACCGGAAGTCATGTCGGCGATGCGCCGATGTTACCGGAATTGCTCGACCAGATCCCATCCGATGAGGACATCGGCTCCGTGACCGGTGACGGAGCTTTTGATACCCGCAAGTGCCATGATGCGATTGCGGATCGAGGGGCAGAGGCGATCATCCCGCCGCGCAAGAATGCCCAACCCTGGAAGCCGACAACTGCCGGCGCGTGCGCCCGCAACGAAATCCTCCGGGCCGTCAAATACCTCGGCCCTACGATCTGGCGACGATGGAGCGGGTACCACCGCCGAAGCCGCATCGAGGCAAAGATGCATTGTGTAAAACGTCTGGGTCAGAGCCTCATGGCGCGGGACTTCGACCGGCAGGTCGCGGAGATCCAAATCCGCTGCGCCGTCATGAACCGTTACACAGCTCTCGGCACGCCCATTACAATGGCCGCAGGATAAGTCTGTCCGGGGAAAGGGGAGTTATATCCAAAGCACCTTTTGCGCAACATGTATAACCGCCCCTTGCGCAAGAGGGTTTTGGAGCAATTTGGCGCGGTGTCGGGTGCTGACATGTATCCGGCCTCGTGATGCGGCCATAGTCATGCCGCGGGCCCGCATGGTGTTCGCGGGTCGGAACCAAATCAAAGCCGCGTGCTCGATGGCACTCTGTTGCGCTCTGGTTTTCCGACCTTGTCTTGCGACCGTTGCGCCAAGTTGCTCTCAGCCCTCCTCCGCTCCGACGACCTCGCGACCGCTGACGGACTTTACGCCGCCATGGCCGGAGCCCGGTAGACCTCTCCGCTCTTCATCAACGCCCAGACGATCCGCGCCATCTTGTTGGCCAAGGCCACGCGCACCAGCATCGGCGGCTTGCGCTCCAGCATCCTTGCCAGCCAGGTGCCGGCGCGCGCTGACGCATGACTATGGCGCTTGATGATGACACTGTTGGCGCCGATGATCAGCAACCGGCGTAGGGAACGCTCACCCATCTTCGTCGTGGCTCCCAGCCGTTGCTTTCCGCCCGTCGAATGCTGCCTGGGCGTGAGCCCAAGCCATGCCGCGAAGTCTCGGCCCTTCCGGAACGCTTCCGGCGGCGGAGCCAGTGTGGCGATGGCCGTGGCGATCAACGGGCCGATGCCCGGGATCGTCATTAGGCGCCGGGCGACTTCATCGGTCTTGGCGCGCCGGTCGATCTCGGCATCCAAGGTCTCGATCTGACCGTCGAGCTGGACAAGCGTTTCAGTCAGGACCGTCAGGGATGCCCGCGCCGTGGCGGGCAGGCCCGATTCTTCATCCGCGACGAGGGCAACCAGGCGCCGGGCATTCGTCGCACCCTGTGGCACGACCCAGCCATACTCGGTGAGATGTCCGCGGAGCGCGTTGATGGCCTGGGTACGCTGCCGGATGAGCAACTCCCGGACGCGGAAGACGCTGGCCGCTCCTTGCGTTTCCTCGCTCTTCACGGGAACAAAGCGCATGTTCGGTCTTTGCGCCGCCTCGCAGATCGCCTCGGCATCCGCCGCATCATTTTTTTGCCGCTTGATGAAGGGCTTCACATAAGCGGGCGGGATGAGCTTGATGTCGTGGCCGAGCTTGGCCAGCTCCCGACCCCAGAAATGCGCGCCACCGCAGGCCTCCATCGCCACCAGGCAGGGCGGCAACTTGGCGAAGAACTCAAACACCTGAGCCCGTCTGAGCTTCTTGCGTAAGACAGCACTGCCTTTGCTGTCAGCACCGTGGACCTGGAACACATTCTTCGCCAGATCCAGTCCGACCGTGATAATCTCCGACATGACCGCCTCCCAATACGGATTGTTGCGATCCCACCTTGGCACGTCGATGCCGTCGGGGGGCGGTTACAGCATCAAAGCCTTCCAGAAGCATTGTCTCGTCCGCCGGCGCAGGGTTCTGTCGAACGTGGTTCACGGCATGCTGTCCGAACCGGGAAGCTGGCGCGGCTTTGCCCATTGCCTCGCGCCCGACGCGTGGCGGCGCGCCGCGCTGGATGCGCTGGCGGATGTGAACCTTGCCGACCGCGCCAACGCGCGTGCGGACGCACTGTCGGGCGGCCAGCAGCAGCGTGTCGCTATCGCCCGCGCGCTGGTCCGTCGCCCGCAACTTCTGATCGCAGACGAACCCGCCGCCAGCCTCGATCCGGTATCCGGCCATGACGTGATGGCATTGTTCACACGTCTGTGCGCCGGACATGACATCACCATGCTGTTCACCTCGCACGACATGGCGCATGTGCGCGACCATGCGGACCGCATCGTCGCCATGAAGGCGGGCAGGATCCTGTTCGACAAACCCTCGGCCACCACTACCGATGCCGACCTGGAGGAGACGTTCCGTGTCGAGACCCGCTGAGCTTCCTTCGCGGCTGCCGCGCCTGTCGCCGCTGTCTTTTGCACTCACCATCGGTGTCGTCGCACTAGTGCTGGTGTCCATCGGTCAGGTCGCTCCCTCGGTCGGACAGATGACCGAAGGTGTGCCGAACCTTGTCAGCCTCGTCTCGCGCATGATGCCGCCGAATACCGATCCGGCTTTCCTGCAACGCATCTTCTGGCGCATTCTCGAGACGTTCCAGATCGCGCTGGCTGGGGCGGTGATCGGCATTGCGATCAGCCTTCCGATCGCCTGGATCTCGGCGCGGGGTATCGGGCCATTCGGCAATATTGGTGCGTTCCTGACCCGGGCTTTCGTCTCGTTCCTGCGCACTGTGCCCGATCTGGTCTGGGCGCTTCTGTTCGTGGCGACGGTCGGCCTGGGTGCCGTCGCGGGCACGATGACCATCGTTGTCGACACCATCGGCTTTTGCGGCCGCTTCTTCGCCGAGGCGATGGAGGACAGCGACAAGGAACCGCAGGAGGCGATCTCGGCCATCGGCGGACATCGCCTGTCGATTCTGCTCGGCGCCATCATACCGGACGTGATGCCGTCGCTGATCAACTCTTCCCTGTTCGCGCTGGAAAAGGCCGTGCGCTCGTCCGTGGTCCTCGGCCTCGTCGGCGCGGGGGGCATCGGGCAGGAACTCAAGGTCGCCTTCGACATGTTCCAGTATCGCAATGCCTCAACGATCATCCTCGTGATCTTCGTGATCGTACTGGGAATGGAGCGGCTGACCGACCGACTGCGCCGGAAGCTGAAGTGATTAAAGGGTTGGGGACCGGTGTGCTCGTGGACGCCCGTGTGCACGATCCGGTGCACATAGTTGCCGGCAAGTGGATCAGGTCGGGATCAAGCCTATCCCGCGGCACGATCTCCTCGACCCTGGCCACGCAGGCACGCCCGCACATCGTGGCGGGCGGCTTGAAGTGGCAGGCGGCTGCGGGTCTGGCGGCAGATCGAGACCTGGTTGTCCGACCGCAGCGTCGCGCCCTGCCCCGTGGATCTGCCGCCCGGACTGATCGCCTCGGCCACCAATCCCGGCTGTCTTGTCCTGTCGGACGCCCTTGCGTCGCCCCCGACCCGGGCATGGATCGCGGCCTTTCTGAAGGCCGGTTCCGAGGCCGACCATGGCTGAGCCGGCGCTGCTGTTCGTCGATACCTGCGCGCCCCGCGCCTATGACAGTCTCGGGACCGGCCTGCACGGGTTGGGCGGCACCGAGGCCACGATCCTGCGCGTGGCTTTCGGGCTGGCGCCGGACATGGCAATCTCCATCGCCCAATCCCGCCGGACCGAGGCCGTGACGCGGCAAGGGGTCGATTTCCTTCCCTGGCCCGGCCACGTGACAGGCAGGGCGATTGTGGTCATCAATTCCTGGAAGCTGGCTGTGAAACTGCGGCGGCGGCATCCGCACAGGCGGGTGGCGCTGTGGCTGCATGTCTTCCCGGGCAGGCACAACCGCGCCATGGGGGCGGAGCTGGCCGAGGCGGGGGTCGAGGGAATCGCCGTCTCGCACAGTCATCACCGTTGGCTTTGCTGCTTTTTTGCTCCGGCAGCGCCGCCTGTCGGGGTGCTTTACAATCCCGTCGCCGACGCGCTGACCCCCGATGCGACGCCCCGCGACCCCGATCTGCTGCTGTTCGCCAGCGCGCCCCATAAGGGTCTGGATCACGTGATCGCGCGCTTTGCCCTTCTGCGCCAAGAGATTCCTTCGCTGCGGCTGGAGATCGCCGATCCAGGCTATCTGCACTGGCATTCGAGGCATTACGCGACGGACAATCTGCGGTGGCTGGGGATATTGGATCAGGATCGCCTGATTGGGTACTACCGCCGCGCGCTTCTGTGGTTGCCGCCCATTGTGCAAGGCCTCTTCTCTTGGGGCAGGTGATCGAGTGCGGTCTTCTGTCAGGCCTGTATGTGCGGCAATTTTCAGAAGCCGCTGGCCGGGATGGTGATCAGCGAAGCGGGTCCACATCTGTGTCTCGAGCTCGATTGCTCGCAGTTGCTATCTGGTTTTCCCGATCCGGATCGTTTCGATCTTTTGCCCATGGAGTCGTCGGCTTCTTACACCTCTTCGCCCTGTGCCGAATGCGTGCGCTACGTTCAAGCCGTAGCGGCAGCAGGCACAGGGATCCTGTAGTCCTGTTGTTTTGTCATCATGGCCCAGATGGCGCGCGCCATTTTGTTAGCCAGGGCGATCGCTACCAACATGCGCGGCTTTCTTGCCAGCATCCGCTCCAGCCAGGACCCTTGCGGGATACGTGATCGTCCCAGCCAGTTCAGCCGAGACATGGCGCCGATGATCAGGAGACGCCTGATATCCGCCTGACCTGCTTTTGTGATCCGTCCCAATCGCTCTTTTTCTCCGGAAGAGTGCTGACGCGGAACAAGTCCCAACCAGGCGGCGAAGTCGCGACCACGCCTGAAGGTTTTCATGTCCGGTGCGAAAGCGTCAAATGCCAGTGCTGTGATTGGGCCAACCCCCGGCAAGGTCTGCAGGCGCCTCGCCGTTTCGGCGTCATCCGCTAGCTGGTGTGCCTTCTGAGTTTTCTCGTCGATACGAGCCGTTTGCTCTGCGATCTGTTCCAGAAGGTTCCTGCATTCCTCGCGCACGAGCCGAGGGATAGCTCTTTCATCTGTGTCGAGAATAGCCTTCACGCGACCGATCTGCCTGAGGCCTACCGGGAGCACGTGGCCGAACTCATAAAGAATGGCGCGCAACGCATTTACGAGCTCGGTTCCTTGGTGAACAAGACGTTCCCTGGCTCGGAACAGCACAGCACGAGCCTGCTGCTGGTCGGTCTTCGGAGGCACAAAGCGCATCCCGGGCTGGCGAGCCGCAGTGACAATTGCCTCGGCATCGGTGGCGTCATTTTTCTGGCGCTTAACAAACGGGCGCACATACTGCGGAGGGATCATCAGAACTTGATGGTTGCGGCTGATCAACTCCCGCGCCCAAAAATGAGCGCTGCCGCAAGCTTCCATGGCGATGATCGCCCCAGGATACGCAGCCAGGAAACGCAGAAACTACTGGCGGGGCACCTTCTTGCGGAAAGCCGGCCTTCCATCGGCTGTGGCACCGTGAAGCTGGAAAACAGTTTTGGCCAGATCGACGCCGACTATCATATCATTCATCTTGCCGTCCTTTCCGGTTGGGGAGGGCTGTGCTTCTAACGCTGGCACATTGCGATGCCGGTTGGGGAGGGCGGCAACCATCCCATCTGTAGTCGACACCGGGATCCGGTAGTCCTCCTGTTTTATCGTCATTGCGCAGATTACGCGCGCCATCTTGTTGGCCAGAGCGATCGCCACCAGCATGCAAGGTTTCCCTGCCAGCATCCGCTCCAGCCAAGACCCTTGTGCGATACGTGATCGCCTGAACCGGTTAAGCCGCGACATTGCGCCGATGATGAGCGGGTGAAGAGCCTCTCGGACTACTCCCGGATCTGTCAGGAACATTTCTTCCAAATTGCCGTTTAACCCAGTGTTCCCACTGCTGGCTGCGGTCGGACAGCTACCGAACCCGTCGCCCCTGACGTGGAAGGTAGCCGCGGAGCGGGTTTCTTGTGCACGGCAATTACCCGCTCCGCCCCTCGTAAGTGAATAATGCCCTCCAGATGCTCTCCTTCAAACTGGCCCAAGCGGAACATTTCAGGCCGTCGTGGGTTACGGATCGGTCTCCGGTCGTGCTGGCAGCAGCGGAGGCTGGCGGGGCGGGTTCGTCAGATGGGTTTGACTCGCCCCGTTAATTTTGAGCGGTTTATGCGCCCGAGGAGATCATCGAAATGGTGACGAGACCCTACCAGAGATCGCGCTGAACCCCTAAGGCATCCGCGCGCTACGACGCGCGCTCACATCGGAAAGGAAGACCGATGCACCGTCGAGAGTTCCGCCTATCTGCCGCAGTTACCGTATTTTCGCTGTTCGCGGCTGCCGGTTTGCTGGCCAGGGTTCTGCTACAATCGCCGCCGAAAGGTCGGCCCGACAGCGCGCCAGGGCGAACCGCCCGACGGCTGAGTTTCGGCGGTTACATGGTCGCGGGCCGAACGGTGACCATCGCCGTGCCCCGTCACCGCATCTATGAAATGTGGCGAGACCCGCAAAGGCTAGCCGACTTCATGCAGGATCTGACGGGCGCGGAAGTCTCGGATGACCGCGTCACCTGGATTATAGACTCGCCCGACGGGCGCTACCGGGTCGACACGCAGCTGGTCCTGGATCGCAAGGACGAAGCCCTGGCCTGGCGGTCTGTCGAGGGCGCCGACATCCAAATCGAAGCCAAGGTTCAGTTTCGCGATGCCGCCGCCGGCCGCGGCACGGAGGTCGAGGCCCATGTCGCATGGCGCCCCCATGGCGGCATCGTAGGCCATTGGGCGTCAGCGCTGCGCCGCACCGATCCAGCGGTCCGTGGCAGGCAGGAGTTGAAGCGGCTGAAGATGCTTCTTGAAACGGGCGAAATCGCCACCTCGGCAAACCGGAGGGACCCCTGATGCGCGCATTGACCTGGCATGGCAAACATGACGTTCGCGTCGATACGGTTCCCGACCCCGAAATCATCAATCCGCGCGACGCCGTCATCGAGGTGACGGCCACCGCCATCTGCGGATCGGACCTGCATCTCTATGACGGCGTGATCCCCGGATTGCGCGCAGGCGACATTCTGGGCCACGAGTTCATGGGCCGGGTGGTCGAGAGCGGCCCGAAATCCACGCTGAAAAAGGGCGACCGGGTGGTCGTGCCCTTCACCATTTCCTGCGGGGCGTGTTTTTTCTGCCGGCAGGGTCTGTTCTCGGGTTGCGACAATTCGAACCCGGTCGAGACGCAAGAGGCGTCCGAACTGCTTTACGGACACGCGATGAGCGGGCTTTTCGGCTATTCCCATCTGACCGGCGGCTATCCCGGCGGACAGGCGGAATATGTGCGGGTGCCGTTTTCCGATGTGGGGCCGATCGTCATTCCGGATGGCGTGCCCGACGAGCAGGTGCTGTTTCTGTCCGACATCCTGCCCACCGGCTGGATGGCGGCCGGGAATTGCGACATCGGGGATGGCGACACCGTGGCCGTCTGGGGCTGCGGTCCGGTCGGGCTGTTCGCGATTCAGTCGGCGCTGCTGATGGGGGCGGGCCAGGTGATCGCCATCGACCACTATCCCGGGCGGCTGGATCTGGCGCGCAGGCTGGGGGCGCGGGTCATCGACTATCGCCAGACGCATGTGCTGGAGGCGTTGACGGAAATGACCGGAGGTATCGGTCCCGACGCGGTGATCGACGCGGTCGGGATGGAAAGCCACGGCTTTGCCCCCGACAACCTGCTGGACGCGATGAAGCAGAAGGTCGGTGTCGGGGCTGATCGGGCGCATGCGCTGCGCATGGCGCTGACGGCGGTCAGGAAGGGCGGGCGGGTTTCGGTTCC
The Paracoccus alcaliphilus DNA segment above includes these coding regions:
- a CDS encoding ATP-binding cassette domain-containing protein translates to MLSEPGSWRGFAHCLAPDAWRRAALDALADVNLADRANARADALSGGQQQRVAIARALVRRPQLLIADEPAASLDPVSGHDVMALFTRLCAGHDITMLFTSHDMAHVRDHADRIVAMKAGRILFDKPSATTTDADLEETFRVETR
- a CDS encoding glucose/sorbosone family PQQ-dependent dehydrogenase; amino-acid sequence: MDDVSKARSAVMVGVSVAAMSMLFSAPAVSQVVPSEVETGDNALFSSRVLSSGLSNPWAMRWGPDDMIWVTERTSGEVTRVDPTTGAQQVLLAIDGVYIGPQHEGLLGMALHPELMQGQDNDHVYLSYTINNGSADDPDPTAQIVRYSYDEQLQQLVDPVILIEGLPAWNDHNAGRVVFGPDNMLYYSIGDQGANFGRNQRRENLASTLPTQEEVDDSNWRTYSGKILRLNLDGTIPDDNPELVGVRSHVYSYGHRNPQGLAFGSNGKLYETEHGPATDDELNIIEAGGNYGWPWVAGKMDDSAYLYVNWSEAPDDVNVNAIPVPDTVPQFPESDFDGEIIEPVATYWTVEDGYPIGEICGYICDPTIAPSSVYYYEASEDGIAEWDNSVLIPTLKHGALYVQPLSEDGTEAASAPIAWLSTQNRYRDVIVGPDNRTVFIATDAFGSASQKYGQGLNTSVLHNPGAILTFTYGDDGNVTRFAEAPITVDEAQLASSSTDAPQEWEDPATRSDERPESAAVTTGEADVSVTEDSNIAEVAALGAPKYADSCAMCHGPAGGGGAGAVLAGNKQLDDIQFVANSIVHGFGYMPSFGSQLNDNDIAEISTFIRNSWGNEFGVLTTEQVQTVR
- a CDS encoding IS110 family transposase; the protein is MSEIITVGLDLAKNVFQVHGADSKGSAVLRKKLRRAQVFEFFAKLPPCLVAMEACGGAHFWGRELAKLGHDIKLIPPAYVKPFIKRQKNDAADAEAICEAAQRPNMRFVPVKSEETQGAASVFRVRELLIRQRTQAINALRGHLTEYGWVVPQGATNARRLVALVADEESGLPATARASLTVLTETLVQLDGQIETLDAEIDRRAKTDEVARRLMTIPGIGPLIATAIATLAPPPEAFRKGRDFAAWLGLTPRQHSTGGKQRLGATTKMGERSLRRLLIIGANSVIIKRHSHASARAGTWLARMLERKPPMLVRVALANKMARIVWALMKSGEVYRAPAMAA
- a CDS encoding zinc-dependent alcohol dehydrogenase; the encoded protein is MRALTWHGKHDVRVDTVPDPEIINPRDAVIEVTATAICGSDLHLYDGVIPGLRAGDILGHEFMGRVVESGPKSTLKKGDRVVVPFTISCGACFFCRQGLFSGCDNSNPVETQEASELLYGHAMSGLFGYSHLTGGYPGGQAEYVRVPFSDVGPIVIPDGVPDEQVLFLSDILPTGWMAAGNCDIGDGDTVAVWGCGPVGLFAIQSALLMGAGQVIAIDHYPGRLDLARRLGARVIDYRQTHVLEALTEMTGGIGPDAVIDAVGMESHGFAPDNLLDAMKQKVGVGADRAHALRMALTAVRKGGRVSVPGGYGGMADKFPLGALMQKGLQIRTGQTHVQKYIRQLLHRILEGEIDTTFLISHRLALEDAPTGYQNFHGRQNEWTKVVMTPGTVRN
- a CDS encoding IS5 family transposase, with protein sequence MSNWTPTRYKTTNWSSYYSALKRRGSLTIWFDPSMIWSPPPSGKRGRQQAYSDAAIQACLTLKVQFGMPLRQVTGFVESLLGLAGLDWAVPDYSTLCRRQKTLTVDIPYRGGNGPLHLLIDSTGIKAEGEGEWNARKHGGTKRRIWRKVHIAVDEETLEVRAVEGTGSHVGDAPMLPELLDQIPSDEDIGSVTGDGAFDTRKCHDAIADRGAEAIIPPRKNAQPWKPTTAGACARNEILRAVKYLGPTIWRRWSGYHRRSRIEAKMHCVKRLGQSLMARDFDRQVAEIQIRCAVMNRYTALGTPITMAAG
- a CDS encoding SRPBCC family protein, which encodes MTIAVPRHRIYEMWRDPQRLADFMQDLTGAEVSDDRVTWIIDSPDGRYRVDTQLVLDRKDEALAWRSVEGADIQIEAKVQFRDAAAGRGTEVEAHVAWRPHGGIVGHWASALRRTDPAVRGRQELKRLKMLLETGEIATSANRRDP
- the phnE gene encoding phosphonate ABC transporter, permease protein PhnE is translated as MPTWRRRSVSRPAELPSRLPRLSPLSFALTIGVVALVLVSIGQVAPSVGQMTEGVPNLVSLVSRMMPPNTDPAFLQRIFWRILETFQIALAGAVIGIAISLPIAWISARGIGPFGNIGAFLTRAFVSFLRTVPDLVWALLFVATVGLGAVAGTMTIVVDTIGFCGRFFAEAMEDSDKEPQEAISAIGGHRLSILLGAIIPDVMPSLINSSLFALEKAVRSSVVLGLVGAGGIGQELKVAFDMFQYRNASTIILVIFVIVLGMERLTDRLRRKLK